A region from the Ichthyobacterium seriolicida genome encodes:
- the surE gene encoding 5'/3'-nucleotidase SurE, which yields MQEDTPLILVTNDDGITAPGIRNLISIMNEIGQVVVVAPDKPQSGTSHSVTVRDILRIRKQNVPNNSHIEYSCSGTPADCVKIAKNEILDRKPDLCVSGINHGSNAAINVIYSGTMSAAIEAGIEGMPSIGFSLMDKDWNADFKPLEEYIRMITKTVLKQGIPSGTVLNVNFPKIDNIKGVRVCRQCKGSWKEVFERRVNPAGDTYYWLDGEFVNWENTDNQDTDISLLDSGYATVVPVKFDMTDYNAIPKLDFLNINSESSVNPENIMHMS from the coding sequence ATGCAAGAAGATACCCCCCTTATATTAGTTACAAATGACGATGGTATAACTGCTCCTGGAATACGAAACTTAATATCTATTATGAATGAAATAGGTCAGGTTGTAGTCGTGGCTCCTGACAAACCCCAATCAGGCACATCGCATTCTGTTACTGTGAGAGATATTTTACGAATAAGAAAACAGAATGTTCCGAATAATTCTCATATAGAGTACAGTTGTTCTGGCACTCCAGCCGACTGCGTTAAAATAGCTAAAAATGAAATTTTAGACAGAAAGCCCGATTTATGTGTTTCAGGTATAAATCACGGTTCTAATGCGGCTATAAATGTCATCTATTCTGGCACCATGTCTGCGGCTATAGAGGCGGGGATAGAGGGGATGCCTTCTATAGGTTTTTCTCTTATGGACAAAGACTGGAATGCTGATTTCAAACCTCTGGAAGAATACATAAGAATGATTACAAAGACTGTTTTAAAACAAGGGATTCCCAGTGGAACAGTATTAAATGTGAATTTCCCTAAAATAGATAATATAAAAGGCGTCAGGGTATGCAGGCAATGCAAAGGTAGTTGGAAAGAAGTATTTGAAAGAAGAGTAAATCCAGCTGGAGACACTTATTATTGGTTAGATGGGGAATTTGTAAACTGGGAGAACACCGATAATCAAGATACAGATATATCGCTGTTAGACTCTGGATACGCTACAGTAGTTCCTGTCAAGTTTGATATGACTGACTACAATGCCATTCCAAAATTAGATTTTTTAAACATAAATTCTGAGAGTAGCGTAAACCCTGAGAATATTATGCATATGTCTTAA
- the rplS gene encoding 50S ribosomal protein L19 has translation MDLLKYVQDSYVKENEIPNFSSGDTITVTYEIKEGVKTRTQSFKGVVLQRRGSGTTETFTIRKMSGAVGVERIFPINLPSIKSIELNKRGLVRRARIFYLRELTGKKARIKEDKRKPKA, from the coding sequence ATGGATTTATTAAAATACGTACAGGATTCTTACGTAAAGGAGAATGAGATACCTAATTTTTCTTCAGGAGACACTATAACTGTAACTTACGAAATCAAAGAAGGTGTTAAGACACGTACTCAGTCTTTCAAAGGAGTTGTGTTACAGAGAAGAGGTAGTGGCACTACCGAGACATTTACTATTAGAAAGATGTCTGGAGCTGTAGGTGTAGAGAGGATATTCCCTATAAACCTGCCTTCTATAAAGAGTATTGAGCTTAATAAAAGAGGTCTTGTTAGAAGAGCTAGAATTTTCTATCTGAGGGAATTAACAGGTAAAAAAGCTAGAATAAAAGAGGATAAAAGAAAACCTAAAGCTTAA